The Patagioenas fasciata isolate bPatFas1 chromosome 21, bPatFas1.hap1, whole genome shotgun sequence genomic sequence CCGCGCTCCGGGGGGATGAGCTGCTCTGCAGGCGAAGCGACGTCTTGCAGCTCCCGTTGTTTATGGAGCAGAATGATTCACATGGAACTACCCCTGATTTCCTAAGTATCTAATTTATTAATCAGCAAACATTATGTAAATGTGGGTAAACTGCGATTTTAAATCAGTTTACATCAGTTGTGCAAACGCTCcgagtttcttttttccttccttaataGAAATGTCTGCAAACCTGACATTTACGCGGGTGTGTGGCGAGAAACGGGGGATTTACCTCGCTGTGTAAATGGCAAGCCCCATTAACCGGGGTTTGTAAACATTTACCCATCCAAATAGGATTACAGCCCCCAAACTGCGCTTTCCGCACGCCCACCTGGCACTGGGTAAGCCCGGGTTTaggccgggccgggggctgccCTGACCCGCTCCTCACGCAGGTTTGTGCTGCAGAGCCCGGGGATCCGCGGCCTCTCCAAAGCGTGGGGGCTCTGCTGAGCTCCCCGCAGGGCCCGGAGCCCCCCGGCTGTTCGCTGGCCCGCGGCCCCGGGCTCGCTGCCTCTTCCCTTCTCGGCTCCGCTCtctgctgtttttatttttttccccttattacaCATTTCAAACACCATCTGGACTTGAAATGCTCAGCTCCCCACGGCCGGGCGTGAGTCACAAACCTGCCTCCTCGCGGCACGGGACGTGGGGAGACTGGGGGCCCCTCCCACGGGGCTGGGGAGCCCCACAAGCCCCGGAGGCCAGGCGGCCGGGGCGGGTGGGCGTGGGTTCGCTGCCGCTGCCCGCGGGGCTCCCCGAGCTGCGCCCCTGCACGTGTGCTGGGGATGCACGGCCGCGGTGGGGATGCTCGGCGGGGCGGGTGGCATCTCCAGCTCCCCGCTGCTGCTCAGCTGTGCAAATGGCACCAGTtgagcccagcaaagcccagtttaGTTCAAGCCTGGGCGCTGGCAGCACTGCCTGGCTCTCTCTTCTGTAGCTTGTAATGCTCATCGGAGCCGGGAACACACATGCGCTCtacagtgctgctgctttccctgcctgctgcggcataacctgattttttttttccttaatgttgGGTAATTAAGGGGGAAATTGAGTTACCAGTCAGCAAATACGCAGATGAGGTGGGAGAAGCGGCCTGTGTGCCCGGGCTGGGGAGCACAGAGGGCGCGGGAGCCGAGCGGCTCGCTTTGCTCCACGTACCGAGAGTTTGCTCCATGTATCCTCATGCCCTGGGTTGTGCCCGGTGCTGAGCAcccacagcaggagctgcaggcagcgCTGAGCCCGGCCTGTGCACCCCGTGTCTGTGGGGACATGGAGCCGGTGCCCCAGCGAGCGCCAGCGCCTGGTGCTTCTCTCGGCAGGAGGGTGCTGGAGGCAGCCAAGCGGGCGAACCAGACGGGACATTTCATCTGGATGGGCTCGGACAGCTGGGGCTCCAAAATCGCCCCGGTCTTGCACCTGGAGGAGGTGGCCGAGGGCTCCGTGACCATCCTGCCCAAGCGGGTCTCTGTCAGAGGTACGGGGCTGCGCTCGGGGGTTCCCCCAGCTCTGCCGGGCTCGGTCGCCCTCCCCGGGTGGGCTTTGCTCAGACACAAACCGCCGTGCCCTCGTGCTTCCCTAGACCCCGCCGGCTGCCCACGGGACCCTCCTCCCCCTCTGCCGGGGGATTTCTGGGCTCTGCGGTCCCAGAGGTTCATGCCCTCTGTCCCCTCTTCCCCGTGCAGGTTTCGACCGCTACTTCTCCAGCAGGACGCTGGACAACAACCGCCGGAACATCTGGTTTGCGGAGTTTTGGGAGGAAAACTTCCACTGCAAGCTGAGCCGGCACGCGCTGAAGAAGGGCAGCAGCATCAAGAAGTGCACCAGTAAGAGCTTGGGGGGGCTTCTTGCAAACCGGGGATTTTGGGGCCATGTTGAGCACGTGTCCCATCCCAGAGACTTCTCACCTCCGTCCCTGGTGAGCCCCTGTGCTGCTCCAGGTGGGGAACCCCAGCCCCggtccccagccccctcctcAACCCCCACTGCGCGTTTTTAGCCATTTCCAGCTAAAAGAGGCTTGTAGGGATTAACGCCGTAAACAAGGCGAGCAGAGGATCTGTCTTGCTGACAGCGCTGCTGCCGAGGTGACGGCTGGAGGCTGAAGGAGGTGACATGTTTACTGAGAGATGGGAGAGATTTACTGCCTGCCTGGCACCGGCTGGAGACAGATAACGCGGCAGCTCGCGGGCTGCGACGTGGCGGGACTCGGGGACGGTGGCACGTCCCCTGTCCCCTCGGGAGGGGCGTCTGCGGGAGCCGCGGTGTGCGGGAGCCGCGGTGTGCGGGAGCCGTGGTGTGCGGGAGCCGCGGTGTGCGGGAGCCGTGGTGTGCGGGAGCCGTGGTGTGCGGGAGCCGTGGTGTGCGGGAGCCGCGGTGTGCGGGAGCCGCGGTGTGCGGGAGCCGTGGTGTGCGGGAGCCGCGGTGTGCGGTGGCCAGGTGGACCTGGCTGTGCCTGacaagtttggtcatttgtggTTTTTCCCCCTTTCACCGCTGAGGGTGAGGATGATGATGCTTCCATGTCCATTCCCCAGAGGCTCAGCTGGTGACCTGGGGAGGCCTCTCTGGCCCTGCAAGGGCTTCCAGCGCTGCAGCTGCCCCAAGTAGCCTTGTGGCTGATGCCCGTGTGCGAGCCTGGTGAGCAGCATGGCAGGAAAACCTGCCCGTGGCCACGGCCTTGAGCAGCCAAGAGCTCCTTGTCCTTCCCGATCACATCGAGAAATCCCCGGCACCAGGAAATGTATGGGCAGGTCCTGCAAACCGCTCATCTCTTCATCTTCATAGTAATGCAGCATTTAAACAAGCAATATTTCAGGGCCAAGGTATTAGTGGAGGCAGCTGAAACCACAACATGGCAAATGTCCTAGGAACTGTCTTTAAATTATCTGAATTTGTCAGCAAATAAATTATCTCCTGGACACTTGCTTGGCAGATAAATGGGGAGAAATAATGCACGATAAAGCAAATAACCTGCCCGTGCAGATCCCTGCGCTCCTGCTGTGCTCGGGTTGTGAGACTGTGGGTGTGGGGCTGCtctccagagggacctggactgcCTGCCCCAGGAGCGGGGGCGCTGGAGCCCCCGATGcgcagtgagatgctggctttgcTTGCTGCTGCACCCGGGAGCCAAAGCGCAGGGCTGGGGGGTGACAAGGGCGGGAGGACGGGGCACAGCCCCTGCTCCGTGACCACACAGGGACCGCAGGACGCCCTACGGGCCACGGCTCTTCCAGGAGAGTTGATTAACGGCCTTCGTTTCGCAGGGCTGGATGGTAACTGGGCTTTGAAGCGGGGCTGGCGATGGCTCTGCACTCTCCTCCGCCCAGCCCGCTGCGCACAGATGTGGAGCAGCAACGTGGGCTGCGGGAGAGGAGCTTTGATttgattttccttctttatttgtgATTCTTCatattcttttccctttctgttttgCTCCTCTCTGGTCTCTTCTTAatatggggttgggttttttgtggcaCTGGCTATTTTCCAGCACCGTGTGCCCCAGCCAGGCCAGCGGGGGAGGATTTGCAGTGTAGTTCAGGCAATAAAAGGCTCCTGTTGAGTGAGGCTGGGTctgggcaggcagggacacccggTCGGGCTCTGCTGGCCTCGCGCCGGGGACAGCGGGTTTCAGAGAGACGTTTGCAGCAGCATCGCCGGGGGCCAGTCCTGGCTCCAGGACGGGCTCACCCAGCCCCAAACCGCCGTGCTGGGTGCGCAGATCCGGGCTGACACCCCAGCACCCTCCCTGGGGCGGCTGTgacacccccagcaccctccctgGGGCGGCTGTGAcacccccagcatcctccctggggCGGCTGCAcgagctcctgcccagcaccaggAACATGCTGGGAGTCGATGCCAACCCCGTCTCATCCCCCGCTCGAGGAGGCAGCGGCGCCGTCCCCGAGGGCTGCCCGCCGAGCCTCGTCACGCGCTTGAAAATTAATTACCAGCCCTGTAGAACGATGCCCGACCCTGCTATTCTAATCAGTGGGGTCACATCCCTTTTGTGGCCCTAATCTGCTGTGAGTTTGGCGGAGATTTATGGTATCCATGTCAGGAATGAGCTCTGTGTTGCCCTCTATGTGCATCAGCCAAATTCCCATCTGCAGAAAGCAGCTGGGGCTGAGGACAAGGTGGCCAAGGGACAGTCCTGGGGACACCTGGACATCCACCGGCTCTGCCAAGGCACCAGAGCTGGATCCGGGGCCGGCGCTGCCCGCGGGAGCTGGAGGAAACCCGGCCGGTTATCGCAGCGGGTTGTGCTTGACGTGCTGGGACCTGTGCGGGGATCGAGGCATCCGCTGGGAAGCCGAGGAGCCGGGAAGGGACGAGTCCCGGGTCCCGCCTGTCCCCCGGGCTCGGCAGCCTCGGTGGGGCTGGGACAGTCTATTACATTCTCTTTTTAATGGGTAATTATCTTGACAAGACAGAGTGGCTTTTCTGCGCCGTGAGAGATGAATGCGGGGAAAGGCCTGAAGATGAGGGAGGAGATTAATAGCTCTTGTCAATAATGCGGAAGAAAGGATAACTTGACGGGTTTCACATGAGTAATCTCCACGGAGTCCAAAAGCATTTTTACAACTTTGAAGGATGGGCTATAAATTCTCCTCCTTGATATCATGTTTTCTTCTTGGTCAGTTCGCTATCAATTTGCTTTAGTGCCCTGTCAGTGGCACGTTCGGCTCTTTGTCCCGGCGCAGGGACCTTCGGCACGTGGCTCTCGGGCCGTGTCCCTCGGCAGCGCTGGCTCTGTCCCACGGTCCCGCAGCAGCGAGGGGACCAGCGCCCGCCGCCCTGTGCCTTCTCTGTCCCCGTCTGCACGGGGTCCTGGTCCCTGCCATCGCGTAAATCccacctggcagcagcagcatcgggCACGGCGGAGCTGGAATGACTTCTGGCCACCCCTGGCTGTGTTTCTGGAGGGTGGAGGACGGCGGCTGCGCCCCCGGCTCCTCACGGCCCCTGCCCTCTCGCCGCTGCCGGAGCAGCCGCGGGCTGGCGGTGCCGGCCGTGCCGTGGCTGTGCCGGGGTGCAGAGGCCACGGCTCGCTGTCATGGCATCGCCCCGTGGGAGATGCTTTCTTAGCCATAATTAACAGCGTGCTACGTTAATCGGTGTCTTTTGCTGAATGATTAATGTGTTTCTAGTGCCATTAGGGGCGGTTTGACAGGAGGGGCAGGCAGCTCTCGTGGGTAATTGCTGGATCCTGCGAGCCGGGATGGCCGGGGAGGCAGCGGGGTGGGAGGGTGGCGGGGGTGACGGGAGGCTTTGGGAAtgtgacagaggacatgcgggcagTGATGGACCCTGCATGGGCCGTCCCGTGGTGCCGCCGGTGGAGACTGAGCTGGCGGAGCTCCGGGAAAGAGGCGCCGGGGCTGGCGGTGGGTTTGTGGTTTAGGACCGGGGTCGGGGCTGCGGGGGTGAGCGGGTTTGTTTGCGAGGGTTGGGCTGCGGCGGGACGGTCCCTGCGGGACGGCAGGCGCTGGCAGCCCCGCTCTGTGTGTGCCCGCAGACCGGGAGCGCATCGGGCAGGACTCCTCGTACGAGCAGGAGGGCAAGGTGCAGTTTGTCATCGACGCCGTCTACGCCATGGGCCACGCGCTGCACAACATGCACAAGAACCTCTGTCCCGGGAAGGTGGGGCTGTGTCCCCGCATGGACCCGGTGGACGGCGTGGAGCTGCTCAAGTACATCCGCAGCGTCAACTTCTCAGGTCTGCCTGTCCCTGGGTGGCGAGATGGGTGTCCCGGGTTGTCCCCTGCTCTGGGTTCACAGCAGCACCCACAATTCATTCCTTGTCTGTCTTCAGATCTCTGGAAACGCATCTTTGCCTCTGCTCTGTCTCCTTAATAAACATGTTCTGTCTTGTCCTCCTTATTACTCCTATTTATCTCCACTCCGTCATCTCCTCTGCagtgtcttttttatttatttttccctcttgcttgatttttctcttccttcctttcaTTAGCGCTTATCTGCACAGTTCACTTGATTTAACTTTAAAGCTGCTTTTCCCCTTGTTTAAAAGAAGCCGTAAACCGGCGCTGGGCACTGGGAGCTCTGGGCGGTCAGTGGGTCTGCACCACGGGGTCCCCGCACCAGCTCTGCCGTGGGGCTGGTTTCCTCTTCCCCGATTGCATCCTCCACGCTGCGCCCTCGCTGGCACCGTCCCGGCGGCCGGTGCCAGCGCCAGCACCGAGAAACCCCGCGCCGAGGGGGGAGCACCGAACCGGACCCCCCTCGGACACCGTCCCCCGGGGCGCGGTGCTGCGGGAGCTGAGCCCTCGTTCTCTCGCAGGCATTGCTGGGACCCCGGTGACGTTCAACGAGAACGGGGACGCGCCCGGGCGCTACGACATCTACCAGTACCAGATCAGGAACTCCACTCCCGAGTACAAAGTCATCGGGCAATGGACCGACCACCTGCACCTCAAGGTGAGGCTGGGCTGGTGCCGGGCCAAGGGGGACGTCCCGCGGGTTCCCCCTGCACCACCGAGGCCGTGTAGGGTGTAGCAAACCCAGCTGGGCATCCGACTTTGCAGCTccaagaagggaggagaagccagAAGAGAGTGGGGGGGGTTCCAGGGAAGGATGGACTTAGGTTTGGGTTTCTGGTGTAGAATCTTCCCAAAAGGCCAATGGAGCTTCACCCCcgcaggctggggggctgggtcCTGCACGGGATGGGGCGAGGGGCAGGACGGGGCGGCACGGCCGCGGCAGCGTGGGGCATCCCCCGTGCCCCGGATGCTGGGCTGATGTTGGAGGGTCAGTGGGGCAGATGTTTGGGGCTCAGCGGGGGTCTCACCCGCAGGTGGACAGCATGCTGTGGCCGGGGGGGGGCAGCCAGCTCCCCAGCTCCATCTGCAGCCTGCCCTGCAAGCCCGGCGAGAGgaagaagctggtgaagggcaTCCCCTGCTGCTGGCACTGCGAGCGCTGCGACGGGTACCAGTACCAGCTGGACGAGTTCCACTGCAAGCGCTGCCACTTCAACGAGCGGCCCAACGAGAACCACACCAGctgcacccccatccccatcatcaAGCTGGAGTGGAGCTCGCCCTGGGCCGTGGTCCCCGTCTTCATCGCCATCGTGGGCATCATCGCCACCCTCTTCGTGGTGGTCACCTTCGTGCGCTACAACGATACGCCCATCGTCAAGGCGTCGGGGCGGGAGCTGAGCTACGTCCTGCTGACGGGCATCTTCCTCTGCTACGCCACCACCTTCCTCATGATCGCCGAGCCCGACCTGAGCACCTGCTCCTTGCGGCGCATCTTCCTCGGGCTCGGCATGAGCATCAGCTACGCCGCCCTGCTCACCAAGACCAACCGCATCTACCGCATCTTCGAGCAGGGCAAGAAGTCGGTGAGCGCCCCCCGGTTCATCAGCCCCGCGTCCCAGCTGGTCATCACCTTCAGCCTCATCTCGCTGCAGCTCGTGGGCGTCTGCATCTGGTTCATCGTGGACCCGTCCCACTCTGTCATTGACTACGAGGACCAGCGGACTACAAACCCCCACTTTGCCCGGGGCATCCTCAAATGTGACATTTCGGACCTCTCCCTCATCTGTTTGCTCGGGTACAGCATGCTTCTCATGGTCACCTGCACTGTCTATGCTATTAAGACCCGCGGGGTCCCGGAGACCTTTAACGAAGCCAAACCCATCGGGTTCACCATGTACACTACTTGCATTGTGTGGTTAGCCTTCATCCCTATATTTTTTGGGACGTCGCAGTCGGCGGAAAAGGTAAGGGTGGAGGGGCGAGGTGTGGTCTGGCTGGTGCCCCCGTGGGCCGCGAGGACGGGGCTGGGAGAGCCCGACGTGTCCTGAGCGCGGACGGCGCTGCTCTGCGCTCCTGCCACCCGGCATCGCGGCGGGAGGAGCTGCTTTCCAAACCCCTTGCTCTGCCGGAGCGGCGACCACTGCCGCCCGGCGCGTCCCTCCCGCGCTGGGGCTGCGCCAGCTCGCAGCTCCTCACCCAGCTACCGGTCTGCTGTGATTTTAATTAACGCCTGTGTGTTTGGGAACGTGGTACCAAGGACACGGGGGCTGCAGTGGGCAGGGTGGGACGGAGCTGTTGGGGGAGCGGGCGGCTCCGTCTCGCTGGGGCTTTGGGGACTGAGCATCCCCGGTGACTCCGAATGTGACTTTGCACACGGGGAAGAGGAGGCCGGGGCAGGTAATCCCAGCGGTGCGTTTGTGCTGTGAAGCGACCCGCCTGCCTgcgctcctcctcttcctcggccTCCCCGGTGGGTGTGCAGGGTGGTCCTGCTGCCCGCGGGAGCCAGGCCAGCCCGGGGAAAGCTCCGTGCCCGAGTGAGAGTGAGAACAAAGCGGAAAAAATCTCATGAATGAGACCAAAATCACCTTCGCCTGCCAGCCGAAACAGGAATCGCATTGATGTTGAACGGGAACAGCTCACGCGTGCCAGCCCGCAGCTGCCTGTGACAAATATAACCAGGGGTTGCTGTTCCCCGGGGGACCCACTGTCCCTCCCCGGACCCCTCACGACTGCGACGGTGCCCCCGAGCGTGTCCCCGCGGTGCTGAGCTGCTGAAGCCCCGGGTTTGGAAACAGCGATTGCAAAAGGGCTGGTTTGCTGGGAAAGCCCTGGAGGTGTTTTGCTGTGGACACCAGCGCTGGACACGCGTCCTGGGGAGCTTGGAGCGTCGGAGCCCAGAGCTGCACAGGCACCTTCCACCTGCGCTCACCAAAACGCCTCTACCACCTTCCACCTGCGCTCACCAAAACGCCCCTACCAAGCCCGTGCTGGCTGGAAGTGTGAAGGAGAATTAAAGGAAATAAATGGAGCCTTTTGCAGCATTTCCATTTTGATGAGATGGCAGGGGAGATACTAACAAGAAAGCAGgttttttaagaaattattgcaaaacaaaagctcccttaAAGTCTCCTTAATGTGCTCGGCATACTGTGGGTAATAAAGATGGAAATGATAATGATTGTAGATTATGCGCAAGGTTGCTCACCTCTTCGCTGCAGCTTGTCATGGGATAATTTAGGGCTGCCGAAAGCTGGCTGTCAAGCAGCAACTCGACAATAGGCTGTGCCTCACTTCGGGGGCTTGTAACGTGCAGGGCTCCTCTGTTATTAGGCTGCTAACAAGCTGATTAGAGGCGGAAAAAGTGATGTTCCCAGCTCCCCTTGGACGCAGCTCCTTCTCAGCGCCTGCTGCTGCCGCGGCGCTGCCGGGCGGCCCCGGGGCTCCAGCTGGGGGCTGTGGGTTCCAGCCCTGCCCCCGCGGGACGGGAGCTCCAAGCATCGCTGGACCGAGGACCGAGCTGCGCTGGAGGGCGAGAGGAGGAGCCGGGCGCTCGGTGCTGCCTCGATGCTTTAGCTGCTGGTTTGCAGTCTTGGGGAGAAGAAGGTCCAAGGGGTGTCGTGACGCAGCCTGCGCAGGGCCCTGGCTCTGAGTGGCCCTGGGCTGAGAACGGGGGCTGTTGGTGTTGGTGTTGCCCCGTGGAGGTGCCGGTGCTGCCCGGGAtgctggggggtgtccccaggtccccccgcTGGGCCCCGCGGGTCCACACAGCTGGGAAGGAACAGCCAGGAGCATCGGCTGGGCTGTTCTCCCCACagagggtgctgtggggcagccccacatcTCCAAACGCCACCCGGCACCTCTCCCCCGCTCCACGGAGCCCGCGGCCCAGGCTGCCGCACGGTCCGGAGGAGCTGGGTACAAAATCTCCATTTTTATCTTATTTTGCTTCACCTCGTGCCTACAACTTTGCATGGAGGTGGCATATTATTATAACAAGTCCCCCAAGCCTTCTCTCAAAAGAGCCTCTTATCCCTGCCGATCCCAGCGGATTACAGAAATAGCAATAACAGAGGATCTAAAGAAAGAGACAATTTCCTGCGCTGATAAGGCGGCAGCTGAACAGCGGTGTCATTGTCTGGTTCTCTGTTTATCACATTTGCTTTCAgccagggaagaggagaggagaaggaacgAGCGGGACCGTCCAGTGGTTTGTTCAGCGGCGCTGGCTGAGCGGGTTTTCCCTTCCCCGGCACCCGCGGTGGTGCAGAAGCCTCTGGTCGCTGGGTCAGGCCCTGATTCAGAGCAGGGGTTGCCAATTAACGTGGAGATTCGCTGGGGATGAACACAGGCGGTGCAGAGCTGAGCCCTGAGCCGGCCCAGCCAGCGCTGGAGCAGGCACAGCCCGGCTTGGGGACTGTCCTGGGTCACTCGGGGGGAGCGTGGGGATCTGGAGCTGGTGCCAGCGAGTCTGGGGGAGTGGGAGCCCCGAGCATGGGGGGAGCGAGAAGGGAACCGT encodes the following:
- the GRM4 gene encoding metabotropic glutamate receptor 4 isoform X3; the protein is MSAGSFCMERLSFCLLLSACGWGWAPGGAAKPKGQGYPHMNSIRIDGDITLGGLFPVHGRGAEGKACGELKKEKGIHRLEAMLFALDRINNDPDLLPNITLGARILDTCSRDTHALEQSLTFVQALIEKDSTEVRCVSGGPPIITKPERVVGVIGASGSSVSIMVANILRLFKIPQISYASTAPDLSDNSRYDFFSRVVPSDTYQAQAMVDIVKALKWNYVSTLASEGSYGESGVEAFIQKSREDGGVCVAQSVKIPREPKPGEFDKIIRRLLETSHARAVIIFANEDDIRRVLEAAKRANQTGHFIWMGSDSWGSKIAPVLHLEEVAEGSVTILPKRVSVRGFDRYFSSRTLDNNRRNIWFAEFWEENFHCKLSRHALKKGSSIKKCTNRERIGQDSSYEQEGKVQFVIDAVYAMGHALHNMHKNLCPGKVGLCPRMDPVDGVELLKYIRSVNFSGIAGTPVTFNENGDAPGRYDIYQYQIRNSTPEYKVIGQWTDHLHLKVDSMLWPGGGSQLPSSICSLPCKPGERKKLVKGIPCCWHCERCDGYQYQLDEFHCKRCHFNERPNENHTSCTPIPIIKLEWSSPWAVVPVFIAIVGIIATLFVVVTFVRYNDTPIVKASGRELSYVLLTGIFLCYATTFLMIAEPDLSTCSLRRIFLGLGMSISYAALLTKTNRIYRIFEQGKKSVSAPRFISPASQLVITFSLISLQLVGVCIWFIVDPSHSVIDYEDQRTTNPHFARGILKCDISDLSLICLLGYSMLLMVTCTVYAIKTRGVPETFNEAKPIGFTMYTTCIVWLAFIPIFFGTSQSAEKFDSACMQREGGTNKPAHVTARAFILGTNETFQMYIQTTTLTISVSLSASVSLGMLYMPKVYIILFHPEQNVPKRKRSLKAVVTAATMSNKFSQKGGFRPNGEAKSELCENLETQALATKQTYVSYSNHAI
- the GRM4 gene encoding metabotropic glutamate receptor 4 isoform X5; this encodes MSAGSFCMERLSFCLLLSACGWGWAPGGAAKPKGQGYPHMNSIRIDGDITLGGLFPVHGRGAEGKACGELKKEKGIHRLEAMLFALDRINNDPDLLPNITLGARILDTCSRDTHALEQSLTFVQALIEKDSTEVRCVSGGPPIITKPERVVGVIGASGSSVSIMVANILRLFKIPQISYASTAPDLSDNSRYDFFSRVVPSDTYQAQAMVDIVKALKWNYVSTLASEGSYGESGVEAFIQKSREDGGVCVAQSVKIPREPKPGEFDKIIRRLLETSHARAVIIFANEDDIRRVLEAAKRANQTGHFIWMGSDSWGSKIAPVLHLEEVAEGSVTILPKRVSVRGFDRYFSSRTLDNNRRNIWFAEFWEENFHCKLSRHALKKGSSIKKCTNRERIGQDSSYEQEGKVQFVIDAVYAMGHALHNMHKNLCPGKVGLCPRMDPVDGVELLKYIRSVNFSGIAGTPVTFNENGDAPGRYDIYQYQIRNSTPEYKVIGQWTDHLHLKVDSMLWPGGGSQLPSSICSLPCKPGERKKLVKGIPCCWHCERCDGYQYQLDEFHCKRCHFNERPNENHTSCTPIPIIKLEWSSPWAVVPVFIAIVGIIATLFVVVTFVRYNDTPIVKASGRELSYVLLTGIFLCYATTFLMIAEPDLSTCSLRRIFLGLGMSISYAALLTKTNRIYRIFEQGKKSVSAPRFISPASQLVITFSLISLQLVGVCIWFIVDPSHSVIDYEDQRTTNPHFARGILKCDISDLSLICLLGYSMLLMVTCTVYAIKTRGVPETFNEAKPIGFTMYTTCIVWLAFIPIFFGTSQSAEKMYIQTTTLTISVSLSASVSLGMLYMPKVYIILFHPEQNVPKRKRSLKAVVTAATMSNKFSQKGGFRPNGEAKSELCENLETQALATKQTYVSYSNHAI
- the GRM4 gene encoding metabotropic glutamate receptor 4 isoform X4 gives rise to the protein MAKAVWRPSSRNPGRMEGCAWPSPSRSRGSPSRESSTRSSAASWRPRTRGPSSSSLTRTISGFDRYFSSRTLDNNRRNIWFAEFWEENFHCKLSRHALKKGSSIKKCTNRERIGQDSSYEQEGKVQFVIDAVYAMGHALHNMHKNLCPGKVGLCPRMDPVDGVELLKYIRSVNFSGIAGTPVTFNENGDAPGRYDIYQYQIRNSTPEYKVIGQWTDHLHLKVDSMLWPGGGSQLPSSICSLPCKPGERKKLVKGIPCCWHCERCDGYQYQLDEFHCKRCHFNERPNENHTSCTPIPIIKLEWSSPWAVVPVFIAIVGIIATLFVVVTFVRYNDTPIVKASGRELSYVLLTGIFLCYATTFLMIAEPDLSTCSLRRIFLGLGMSISYAALLTKTNRIYRIFEQGKKSVSAPRFISPASQLVITFSLISLQLVGVCIWFIVDPSHSVIDYEDQRTTNPHFARGILKCDISDLSLICLLGYSMLLMVTCTVYAIKTRGVPETFNEAKPIGFTMYTTCIVWLAFIPIFFGTSQSAEKFDSACMQREGGTNKPAHVTARAFILGTNETFQVTQNKLCWFFFFWVGKTQSSPPHSAQRDPTSEQPVQERGLERMEPYAASRDDHGAGMIMEQRCSWSRDAGRAGMLVQQRCSWSRDAGGTEMLMEQGCWWNRDAHGTEMLMEQGCWWSSDSRGSGMLTEGLAQPPVLLTDVHPDHDAHHLGESECLGVPGHALHAQGVHHPLPPGAERPQAQAEPQGSGDSSHHVQQVLSERRFPPQWRGQIRALRESGDTSTGHQADLCQLQQPRDLAAAAGAAELPLPRAGGTERVPIGTGRGAAGDPLRAAGDPAPGDRGDQQQRKTTQRNDKTLQTNHRPRARRADACLPPPARAGTRGRTPATLGGFFCILGKKKDPPSSLFWNL